Proteins encoded by one window of Cannabis sativa cultivar Pink pepper isolate KNU-18-1 chromosome 4, ASM2916894v1, whole genome shotgun sequence:
- the LOC115712573 gene encoding protein SCO1 homolog 2, mitochondrial, with protein MPISRFLFLSSKRHSGESLNLFRRFGPCKRIQSRNYVNSSNHANGKPGGDRVMNVDSQASRTWGTYVIPAALLGFVGLAGLAHYNDERRAIPKGQGTSSSGTTAKGPIIGGPFSLIDTQNQTVTERNFLGKWVLLYFGYTFSPDVGPEQIQIIAKAIDKLESKHNVKVLPVFVTIDPQRDTPSQLQAYIKEFDSRIIGLTGPVSAVRQLAQEYRVFFRKIEEDKDDYLVECSHNMYLLNPNMEVAGVFGVEYDADDLSDAILKELKRTQN; from the exons ATGCCCATTTCTcgttttcttttcctttcttccaAACGCCACTCAGGAGAGTCTCTCAATTTATTCCGAAG GTTTGGTCCTTGTAAGAGGATTCAGTCCCGTAACTATGTAAATTCATCAAATCATGCTAATGGGAAGCCTGGTGGTGATCGTGTAATGAACGTAGATTCACAAGCTTCTAGGACTTGGGGTACCTATGTCATT CCTGCTGCTCTACTAGGATTTGTGGGCCTGGCGGGTTTAGCTCACTATAATGATGAAAGAAGAGCAATTCCAAAAG GCCAGGGTACCAGCTCTAGTGGAACTACTGCCAAGGGGCCTATAATTGGTGGCCCTTTCAGTTTGATAGACACACAGAATCAGACGGTCACTGAAAGGAACTTTCTGGGAAAGTGGGTTCTCCTTTACTTTGGGTATACATTTTCTCCTGACGTTGGCCCAGAGCAAATCCAGATTATAGCCAAGGCTATAGATAAACTTG AGTCTAAACATAATGTGAAGGTTCTACCGGTGTTTGTTACGATTGATCCACAACGTGATACACCTTCACAACTCCAAGCTTACATTAAAG AATTTGATTCGAGGATCATAGGATTAACCGGGCCTGTTTCAGCTGTTAGACAATTGGCGCAAGAATACCGTGTTTTCTTTAGGAAGATTGAGGAGGATAAGGATGATTATCTTGTTGAATGTTCGCACAACAT GTACTTGttgaacccaaacatggaagtTGCTGGAGTGTTTGGTGTGGAGTACGATGCAGATGATTTATCTGATGCAATTTTAAAGGAACTGAAGAGAAcccaaaattaa